The Bombus pascuorum chromosome 11, iyBomPasc1.1, whole genome shotgun sequence genome includes the window TATGAAGCCAAAATATCTACCAAATCTATGGTCTGTTCATCACAATCAAGaaagattaattattcatcAATCACAGAACAGAATTAAAGCAGAAGATGCAAAGGTAGCTGGTTTGGCAtactgaatttttaatattatgtaccTAAAGGACTCGTATAAGAGCGAGTACTTGTATTAAAAGActgttacataaatttatatctctGGTTATgtgcatatatttatatatatatatgtatatacatattatttatatatttacatcaaCACACATGTACATAAGAATCAATaatgtttttccttttctaccTTACTTTGATGAATAAGATTGGTTGCAATTTGTAAAAAcctttaatttgtaaaaaacaGAGACTTGTGATACtttaaataacgttttattttatttcaacattttaacCAATACTAAGATATAAGTATACCAATTTTGTTAGTAGATGttccatattatttattgGTGACTAAAGTGtcattacatttatatatacagaCTTCAAAGGTAtatcaattaaatttctagTATCATAGGTTTTTTGAAGCATTTTGTTGCTTAGAATTACTGTTCGGAGGAGGAGTCTTCATAGTTTTTAGTTCTTCGTCAATACGTTCTTTAGCACGTACAATTTTTGActgaatataaaaagaacCACCTTTCGATCTATCATTAACTTCCATAAGATGTTTATAGTTACGTTCAATAGCTTCTACTTCATTCACTCGTTCAACATTCAAAATTTGTAGTGCTTCTTCCAAAGAAATACCAGTCTTATAATTGGCTGCAACGTGTTGAGTACCTCGTGCTCCACCACCTGTTTTATGTGCAGCAGCTTGACTTGCTGCAATTTCTTGTCGTAATGCACGTGTAAATGCTTTAACAACGACTTGTGTGCccattataattatttgtactAAGTGTTTTGCCATAACCTCTTCCCTCTTATTGAAAATAGTTGTCAAAATAATTTGcagtatatttttcttttgcgGTTTAgctttcagaaaatatttatactaaacaaaattcgttttttatgatattcaaATAGTAATATCactgttttcaaatttttacgatGGTTTCTTTATATAACTTATTTGTTGCACGTCTCATACTCGTATTGCACCATTTTAAAACGCACATGTActatatagaaatacatatattactcTAATATTACTGATTGTCTGTACATGAagtttctaatttaaaaaatgatgtcTATATTACAGTATCAAACAAATTCGTAGAATGCTAACTTTACATAAAGATGCAATATATATTAGATAGATAGGCTGTTTTCGTTTGCAGAGAACGTGTGAGGTTATAATTAAAGACATCAacaaaataatgttaattaagTTTTGGTTAAtattggaattaaaaaatcgttaattcaataatttataattattattacttttattattcaataatCTTATATTTACAATCTGTTGGTCAATTTTTATgtgaaataaagtaaaatctGTCTTTGAACTTCTTACtaagatgaaataaaagtatttatattctatcaatttattttgaatattatatgtatgctCAGTCAGGTATCGGCagcgtattaaaatatttcaatgcaTTAATTGCAcaagaattttctaaattatacaaaGGATGAATTATTTTGACTAAATTTAAAGTAGGCGATCCAATGATCAATGGCAATGGGGAATTCTGTGCAATTGACAGTCCACTAAGTGCGTAACATGTATGATACACATCTTGActtctgaaataaatataataatttataaaattgctttTACAATAAGTAATAGTAGTGTTTCATACTTTCCAGGCTTGTCTACAAGACTCCCATGAGGATGTTGGCAGcagattaataaatattcttgtaaGGCCTCTTGATTAAACAACCAATATGCGGAATTAAATACTTTGTTCTCCATACTTAAAATTGTATGAATCAGTGGAAAGGCTCCACCTTGCCAAAATGAATAACAGCCATCTACTAGTTTCTCTGTGCGCCCCTGGAATCCACCTTCCAAACGCATTTGTTTGTTTACTATCCACctctgaaaataaatagatatgaAGAATGGCTCTTTTAATGTAtacgtattataaaattcactaTATCAGCTGAATACCAGAAATGATTTCAAACAACAGAAGTGAGGTTTTCCAAGAAGCATAAGTGCTGCTAACCCACAAAATCCATATCCTCCATGAGCTTCCATGCCAGGAGAACCACCAAAACCACCTTCCCATGTTTGACATTTAGCTATCCAACTTTCACTTTCCTTAAATATTTCAGGAGTATATACATTTGTCAGTTTTGCTACAGAAAGAGCACAATATATTCCTCTTATATCTGTTTCTCCATCTTTATGTAGACTGAAAGAACCATCTTCTCCATGTAAAGATGctaaaaattgtttaagtCCTTTTCTAAAATCAATACACAAAATCttacaaatagaatttttatagcgAAGTCTCTTAAAATGTGCACTTTCGATCACTATGTTCATTTCTTTTACGTATGTACCTATCAATTACTTGATAAGCTTGAGGAGTACCAATAGTACATAAAGCATTTATTGCTGCATATGTAGAGGCTAAATGAGGATGCTGCCCTGGACCTCCTCCAAAGCCTCCTTCTGGTGATTGACATTTGGCCAAAAAACcaataatttttgaatattcatCATATTCTAAACGTTCTCCTAGGATTTGAAGAGAATGTAGACTCCAATAACAGAGCCACGGTCTGCTAGAATCTAAACActacgaaaaaatatatgtaacaatTTTAAGTCTAATTAAAACATAGATTgctaataaatacaatttagaTATTCTTACCTGGTAAGCTTCAGTAAGATGAAACAAAGATTTTTTTAAGAACTGAATATGTTTCTGTCTTGTTAAAACAGGTTCAttacttaatttatataatttcagtaTATCATTTTCAACACGATCCTAAACTCAAAATATTAAGGAATATTAGCAATACAGGAAAAGAAAGGTATATCTGTtaggtaattaatttattaatattgaaagCATACTTGTCGTATTGAACTTGTTGTTTGGTATCCTTCATCATcctgtttttgttttaatatctcGGCGTAAGTTCTAATGTGTGGTTCATCACATTCACTAATTTTTGAATTCCACATGATCTATGAAACACGTGGATATATTGTATTAacaattgaaagaaataaatcatgtattaaaataaagatatatatataaaacgaaGATTGTACTACGAGATTTTAAAGGAAAGACGGCAAAAAAGATGGGTCTTTTGTCATCGctttaaatgataaaatgcTGCTTCTTAGTAAAACTTTgaatttcaagtaaaatttcttcgaattgaATAATGTTGTAAGAATTATATCACTTTCACGttgattgtataataattacttcAAGACTCAAAATAAGGAGAAGGTTAAAATTTCTCTGACAGTAACTAATTAGAAGTTGTACCAGATACgtaaatgattaaaatgtaAGAAGAAAGCTTTAGTTATTAAACTTGTCGTGTGATGGTGCGCTTTGTCTCTAGGAGAATTAACCTATTTGAACATTTCTtcttaatttgtaatttttatacaagtaAAAATGTCAGAAgcatttttgttataaaatattatttacacgtATATTGCTAGATTgatattattgcgtaataaaaagaaaaataacacaTGGTGTTTAGCACATATCGAGAactgcaataataataatgcgtATTACGACagatactaattttttatcaaaaaattttgttattcatACATTTTACGATGAAAGGACTTGTTTTTGCTGGAATCAAGATAAACttataatatttccatataCAAATAATGAGTACGTATTTGTTAAAGTATTAACAGCTCCAGCTCCAATAAAAACTATACAATGTTTTACTGgtcgaatttttttaatttgcattcCACACGGCATTTACAAACTTTCAAGGGATCGAGAATTTGCTGTTCTAAGTAAAAGTGCGATTGGAATGGGTACTGTTTTTCATGAAGTATTGATACCGAGAAATGAGTATCTTTATTTGGATAATAAGCGAGAAATGACAAATAAACTGCTATTTAAGCTTTCTTCCCAAGAAACTAATTCCAGTCAACTGTATGTTTATCCATTAAATGTGGATAGCattgtagaatattttatgaaaacttTAACAAATAATGATTCTactgtaaaaaatttatgcaTAATTGCAGATGGACTAAAACTTTTAATGCTAATCaacgaaaatgtaaaaataatacatagcAGTATTTATTCCATTAGTAATATAATACCTGTACGAAAGAGTTCCAAAATTGCAGCATTACTTCTTACTACAAATacaaatgttattattttaatgcatTCAAAAGATAATGTGCTTGtctttgaaacaatttatataagaacACAGATACAAGCCATTTGCGCTGGTTTTAACCAATCCCTAGAAGATATATTATGGATTGTTTATTCATATGaatctaaattatattatgtaaagaaacaattactaatcgataatatttatcaagtaAAAGTCGAAGATAAAAGCTTTGTTTGTTTACAATCATATGattctaatataattttaggTTTGACAGAAGATAATCAATTAATAGAGTTTCCTATAAGTACAGTAGAAAGAACACTGTCAATggaaaataatacttttattaatcttCACTTCAATATGTTAGATGGTGTGTCACTTATAATGGATAAGATTTATAAAAGTACTCAAGAATTACAaactttaaatgaaatattaacagCAGAAaaggataaattaaaaagaataaatttatatgcaCATAAAGACAAGATACACTTATGTCCAAAAAtgatgataaattttatagcaAATCAGATGTTTTTATCAGCAAATTTTCATGATATCCTGCCAAAAAATAGTTGGATCGTCCTTAATGTAAAATTGGGATATCGAAATCTGTTTTGTATGAAGAAAATAGTAGGTCGGGAGACTATagttgatatttatatacctGAAAATTTAATGGCAGATACATCACAAATTGCAATAGATTTAATAGCttttagagataaaagatatCCTTGGTGTCTAATAAGGAATTATGTAATCAGTGATTATgtggaaagaagaaagaagaaaaagaggttGAATgtcgattttataaattctaaaattgcCATACTTAAAACTTGTATACAAGAAGGAAacattaatatgaaaaaattatctgaaattaagaaaagtgtaagaaaagaatttagtgatatgtaaattttaacaaCATACAAAAcgaacgttttttttttaatttgacatttacattatatttttataatataaatttatataagaaataggGGTTGAATATATAGGAAACCaacaaaaaatatcgaatgcatttgaaaacaaaactgtatctttattttgcgaatataataatatatatataatgataaatatttgacTCTTTTTTTTGGATACACATTTTTATCGACATGCTTTTCAtcaattctataattatacaatatagatTATACAATGTTGCTGAAACTATGTGCAATGTGCAGTTCCCTGCTATACACCAATACAGAGCATTTTGGTTTAGTATTAGAGTGTATGCCTTTTTTTTGGATAATGTTTTGATTTATCAAGGAATAACATGCAGATAGAGATAattgaatatctttttctgCATCATGATTTTGGCAAAATTTTGCTATTGATGTGAGCAATATAcacttataaataattataggcacactattacataatgttaATCGACTAAAAGTCAGTTTACAAATATAACGCACATAAAtacttgttattttttaatttttctttcgcatGCTtcactaatatttatatcttcacTTAGTaagatacaatttttgttgtgaaaataacataaaattgttATGGGTATAAACTCACAGTTAGTGAtatctataatttctataaaatactgtaaatataaataaatttcaataagtACTTTAAATTGCTGTTAATAGAATGCATAATGACTAAATggattgtaaaaatattgtctataatattcatcgaaaattaaaaataaattgggaACAAAGAACTAagcaataaaggaaaaaaaaacaataaaagaaCAATAAATGCTACACAATACATGACACTATATGGTCTCTCTATTGTAATTTAAAGGTATGCATTGTCTAAATACATTAATGTTAATTGTAACATAATGTGTTAATATGAGTATATGGATCTTAaagttatattgtatatttcgtacgaatgtaaaatattccataaaattGCCCAAAacatttaaacatattttatgtaaataatcaaacatatttacataaaattccttaaataataaatatatacttatataaaaattaaaatctgaatgatttcttttaaatctgAAGCTcatgttatattaaaatgaatattcttTATCTCATTCagtttttgaataattaatatttacaaataatgaTAGTAATTGCTTTCAATTtcttacgtatttttaaaagctatttgaaagtattattgaaatatttataagtttaaaaaatatggcaGTAATGGTCtatctattaaattttaagaaaaaataacgataagctgcaataatttatatctagaattataaatttcatcatTCTATCCAAGTAATTCTATACTGTAGACTTGTTCTGCTTTTAAGAGTAAGTACATGAATTGAATTTCGTTTGTCAAGAAAATCAATACTAAATTCTTTTTGGAATATCTAATTACTTTGCACATTTAACGGCtgattatacatttatgatttttttattagagattttttgaaatttagaaaaatttctattcgtaaaatactattttaaactattaactATTTGAAACTTAAGATATGTACAAATGTTGAACATTAAGTTTTATATCTGACACACACtcttttgtataataaaaatatagtaattgagaaaaaaaaatggaataaaagcACACATTAGgcatatatcgttaaaatatcgAACTCTGCAATTCACTATTTGTCTACAGGGATTGTACCATTGTGTTATCGCtcaacatttctttttttttaagaaacacACAACTATTCATGTTGTACATACATcataaatgaaagaagattTATAGATAAGgtaaatttctgtttcaaactgaaagttaaattaattgcattttactatagcaaataaatttaaatgaacatataatttgaattttgctATAGAAATCATatctatttcttattaaaatgtaatttttttaaatacgattaaacacagtttataaattttttaaggcactgaataaaaatacatagtaTTTTTATACCATATATACCGAGAGTCTCATAATTCATTACAAATGGGAACAATTTGTTCCTTCTATTTACACTATTCACATTTGTGTAAGGAATATGATTTAACGAATACaagataattgaaaaatgatgtatcgtttcaaaGAACTCTATGTGtctaaagaatatattaaattatacattcaGAGTTCTTTTAACCTTCTAATGTAACACGTTCTTAATCAAATACATCCTTGAATAAAGTTTATTGACTTGATGGTGtaagaaacgtaaaaaaaCTAATTGTAGTTATACAACTGCATTTAAATTTGGCtactttgtttaaaaatttttaaaaacttcatTTGCTTTGTGGGGAATAAGCATAACAACAGGATCATTCATATGTAATCATTaagaaatgttatataaatgtgTATTTCATTGATATGAAATGCACATATCATTAAGTATCGTTCTTATGAGGAAATGCATGGTATAGTGATATTTACAAATGTTCAAGAAGAatagttgaaaaatatatatgcattttgtgataaacaatagaaaatgaaGTTTGCTATAATAACGAGAATAAACAATCTTCAATAAGTGTTCCgctcttttaaaatataaaatatctataaaaaattatgcaaCATTTATTGATTAAaagtgtattaaattttaattacgtatGAAGTTGTTTACGTAGACTACAAGAAGAGTCAAATGTAGGTATATGAGTATCTGAAATTTTGGCAACTTTCCCTGAGCGTACTAACTTTATAGATGTAGAACATAGTGGGTCGTTTCCACAAACCAAACTATTTGAAACTTAAAATACACAAGATCAACTATCAATTTGTttcgcgataaatatttaagtaatttgtTAAGTACCTAATGCCATGATAGCATTGTATGTCATAGAGGTTTTTCCTGCTCTTCGTTGTTTAATACCTGCAGTGTTAATGTCGACTCACTAAATGCTGTCGACTATTTTCCGAACGTTAAGAGTCTTCTTGCTTAGGCAGGAgattcgttctttcttcttcttcgataaGTTTTTTTGCTGATATAGCTCTGTTTGCTTCTTGACGAGCCAGAATCTCTGTATTTAAATCTAACTTAGGTTGTGCTTGACCAGGACTGATTATTGTTGTCTAGAATACATGTATGTAGTCATTACtttttagtataattttttacattttataaaattgaaataatgaaattatgataataaaaagtcaACCTTTACTGGtgaatttttaagttttcCATTATGATCACTATATAATGAGATGAATTTCGAATGTGTAATTGGATTAGCACTGACTGGAGCAGGTGAAGTTGGAGCAGTTGCACTATGAATAGGAGATTGCacattatctttttctttctccttctcctttttactttctttttctttgtcaacAGGTAATATCGGAGATTCTGGCATACTACGATCATCTTCATCCAAAGAATGTAGTAACtaagaattatgaaattattatataatataaatttgatcaTATTTTTAAGACCATTAATATCATGCAATTAACCTTTTCCACTTCGTCGTCAAATTGTTGTTCTTGACCCGGTAATGAATCTTTCTGACTTCTTTCTAGAAGTGTGGCTCGTTTCGCAGCCAAATATAAAGATCTTTTAATTTTGACATAAAACACTTCCGTGACTGCCCGTACCGTATAGTCAGGAACGAATGTATACCGTAACATAGAATCTAAATTGATTGATTGTATGCTTCCCACCGTTTGAGGATTTGTATTGGTAGGTGACTCGGCtgaaaaattttacatataagtCAATGAACATGCTGAATATTTTAGACATAAGGAGCAAgcttaatataaattttaccaatTCCAACATTGACAGTAAGTGCTTGAGAACCAAAATACGTAAACGGACCGCTTTCGAACATCATATTCTCTTTTCCAACTGTAACTTCAACTCGACCTTCTAAGATTAAGACGAAGTAGTCGACCGCTTTTCCTTGTTGATAAATTACAGCTACAGGATCATTTCTTGCTTTTTCGCGTGATTTCACTTTGAtgtgataaataatatcttgttTAAGTAAACGACGCAAAATAGTTTCCGATATTGTATCGGGCTTAAAAGCATCTACAGCTGTGGATCATATATTACACTCAGATACATTTTAACAGCactaaaataatgttttatataaatttcatattttcttaaatcaaAACACTTCTTCCTACTTGTAGACAAATACTGAAACATAGCCAATGTTAATTGAGGCGATATATGAATTCgttgattttctttcttctctgcaAACACAGTAAAATCTTGTATTTTATGTCTTGCTTGTCTTCTGCGCTTAGATTTATTATCCGCTGCAAGAAAACATGATTAATGTTAATTGCATTCATGCATATACAATATAGCGCATTTTTCATACAGGTGACTTACTGAAGACGTCAGTTTCATCCATGATCTCAGCTTGAATTAATTCTTCTATAACATCTTCTAATGTAACCAATCCTATTACTTCATAAAAAGGATCGCCTTCGCCTTCGTTATTAACCCTTTGAACAAATGCCATGTGTCCTTTATGACCTAAAATAAGTGTAGgttagatatatttttacttttacaaaaGATACATTAAATGATCCAATGACATAGATTAGTTCGAAAGATGTAAACCTtctttaaattgtttaaacatAATGTCTAGCGTAACATCTTCAAAAATGAAGTTACAtggattttgataaaattgacATAAAGTTTTTAGTGGCATATTATCATCTGGATCAACAAATGCGAGATCTTTAATATAAAGCATTGTAACAATATTTGTTCTTGCACCTTCATATACTGGTATGCGAGAAAAAcctaaaaaataacaataataaatgatgtaaaccgtacatgtatatgtattattatttgtaaaaacaatattctatattctattGATAAACATATAAGTAATGCAAAATTTAAACCtgatttcataatttctgaTACTGTCTCAAAATCTAAAATGGCATTATAATCCAACATATATACATCCTCAATTTTTGTCATTACATCCTTAACAGTTTTTTTTCGCAATTCTAATGCTCCAGCAATAATGTTCACTTCATCTTTTTCTAAATCATTATATCCTGTTGTTACCTATAGATAACAATACAGAATGacacaattatatattatacgtacaaTTCGCATATACTGATATGAAATctttgataatattattagattACATGAATAACACACTCGATAAAATTAgtggatattaattaaatatattatttatctttatattaatgcacatatatatagaagatAAATTCAACTTAAATTGGCACAATATAAGAGTGTAAGGTTATCTTATTTAAGTTTCATGATGATAAGTAATCTGACATATACGCTGAACAGTATAAAAACTCCAAACAAACGTCAGTAGATCTATATCTTACCTACATATGATTGAATTTAGATGTTAGTATAATTATCTGTCCTATCCATACGCATTCTGATAAGATCCATAcaggaaaaaatttgaaaaggagttttgataatatatacttcAAATTGCAAACAGGAAAGATCATATTCAGAATATAGGaagctaaaagaaaaaattataacagttGCTTCGTTATCCCATACCTTCACAAGTTCCTTCAACCGCTCACGATTATATACATTGCCAATTTCTTCTCCAAGAAGAAAATCTAAAAGTTTACTGATAGGATAACTCATTGGAAATGTTAATACCATAGTTAATTTGGTAATGTAAATAGTTTTTGCTCCAATACACAATCCATGTCTACTGCAAATAGCCTAAaagtataaagtaatttacctaattattaaattatctctaaaatttaaaagttatgTTTTTATCCAatgtttctattaaaaataaaatatatactctTACAAATATACTTACTTGTGGCGAAATTTCACCAAAAATTACAATAGCTAAAGTAGAGCAAATAACAGCAACTAATCCAGAAGTTAAATCATCTAACAAAATAGTAAAGATCGAATTCACCAAAACATTGGAGAATAAAATTGAGCATAGCAAATAATTCCCATGATTTCTCACTGGTTGTATTGTTCTTGCATATTGTTTTTCCTTTAATACATGGATTATCGaatgaaattgttataaaattaaataattgaaataactcCAAGTAATAGAAAGTAAGGTACCTTTTCTGTTCCAGTATTACAAAGTATCTTCAACTCAGTTCTGTCCATTGCCATTAATCCCAAATTTAAACCAGAAAATAGAGCAGAAAAAGTAAGACacatgaaaataattacaatactAAGCCAAAGTggtaaaaatttttcatatgtatatatctgtaaaaataaatatttttaataaatatttctaatatattgATTAATGGTTAAtggtattttgtttttattatattttattactcaCAGTTTGCCATGATTCAGTGCCTTGATGTCTAAAGAGTAAAGTGTTTGGATTTGCCTCTCCATATACTGGTTGTTTTACACATATGAAGAAAGGTGAACCAAGAGGTAATACCACATCAATAGTTGCAGTGTTATTTCTGACATTTTTTATCTGTatcaatcatatttttaaaaaattatttatggtataaacattttctaatgAGTAAGATAGAAATGCTTACTAAAAATTCATTGGTTTTAATCTTATCGCAGATACTACCCCTTTTGGCTGGTTCATCAGTAAAAGTAATCAAAGTACCTTCTGTGAAACCAAAACCAAATAATCTTATGACTGCCTTACTGCCAGCAAGTATCTCTGGAATACCATCTTCCCTATAACTAGGATCCTTTGCTGATGTCTCTATTCTCAGACCCTCAATAAACACATCTGTATGGATTTGCCGAGTAAATAGATTTTTGGGGTCATCATTGACAGTGGGTAATAAATGGGAAGTGTCACGACttgtacgaaaatattttctgggAATAAGTGACATAAAACAATAGATTAAATTagtctttatttaaaaaaaaagaaaagaattaagaattatCAGAATTaacaagaagaaattttatgaattgttccaaagtttatttaataagaaacgTCTTTGTTAGTCTTTTTAGaagtaaaattaatgttttaattaaaagaattataaatttaacatatCTGATGTATAAGCAGAAAGATATAGAgaagttaaaattattaattaatttttagaattaattgACCTTTAtgcaaacaattaattaaacttgCTTATATTTGAATGTTTAAATACGAAATTGTAAATAGAATCAGGCAAACATGTtcctttataacgttacatagtagcAAAATAATGATGTTTCATATGTACACATAATTATAGCATTATAAGAGAAGTCTCTTGCCGTCGATAATATCGGGATTTCCGCTTTCGTAAAAAATGGTGCCAAGTCATACGATAAATGTCTATTATTTATATGGCAAGAAAATTCTCTTTAATGATGCTCGGATAAAGACAAGTTATCTAATATTTAACTTACTTTGATTGTATTGGAGACCTGATAGTAAAATTGCTTCCAAGATTGGTCCATATTTCACCGAATATGCTGACGATCTTTAGACAGAAATAGATCGTAGTAACCTTAAAATTAGGAACTTTGTCGAACTTATATATCGCACGACTGCCATTCGGTGAGATCCAAATTGCACTTAATTTGTTTTCTGAATCGCAGTTATCAATTGTACGTGACCAGAGTAATGAGACATTATTCTCGAGGCCGGTGCCAAGAATTTCAATCAAGAAACTTGAACTAGAAGACACGTTCTCTCCCGTTAAAGATTTTTTTCTGATTAAG containing:
- the LOC132911733 gene encoding uncharacterized protein LOC132911733 isoform X1, with the translated sequence MRITTDTNFLSKNFVIHTFYDERTCFCWNQDKLIIFPYTNNEYVFVKVLTAPAPIKTIQCFTGRIFLICIPHGIYKLSRDREFAVLSKSAIGMGTVFHEVLIPRNEYLYLDNKREMTNKLLFKLSSQETNSSQLYVYPLNVDSIVEYFMKTLTNNDSTVKNLCIIADGLKLLMLINENVKIIHSSIYSISNIIPVRKSSKIAALLLTTNTNVIILMHSKDNVLVFETIYIRTQIQAICAGFNQSLEDILWIVYSYESKLYYVKKQLLIDNIYQVKVEDKSFVCLQSYDSNIILGLTEDNQLIEFPISTVERTLSMENNTFINLHFNMLDGVSLIMDKIYKSTQELQTLNEILTAEKDKLKRINLYAHKDKIHLCPKMMINFIANQMFLSANFHDILPKNSWIVLNVKLGYRNLFCMKKIVGRETIVDIYIPENLMADTSQIAIDLIAFRDKRYPWCLIRNYVISDYVERRKKKKRLNVDFINSKIAILKTCIQEGNINMKKLSEIKKSVRKEFSDM
- the LOC132911733 gene encoding uncharacterized protein LOC132911733 isoform X2, with the translated sequence MRITTDTNFLSKNFVIHTFYDERTCFCWNQDKLIIFPYTNNEDREFAVLSKSAIGMGTVFHEVLIPRNEYLYLDNKREMTNKLLFKLSSQETNSSQLYVYPLNVDSIVEYFMKTLTNNDSTVKNLCIIADGLKLLMLINENVKIIHSSIYSISNIIPVRKSSKIAALLLTTNTNVIILMHSKDNVLVFETIYIRTQIQAICAGFNQSLEDILWIVYSYESKLYYVKKQLLIDNIYQVKVEDKSFVCLQSYDSNIILGLTEDNQLIEFPISTVERTLSMENNTFINLHFNMLDGVSLIMDKIYKSTQELQTLNEILTAEKDKLKRINLYAHKDKIHLCPKMMINFIANQMFLSANFHDILPKNSWIVLNVKLGYRNLFCMKKIVGRETIVDIYIPENLMADTSQIAIDLIAFRDKRYPWCLIRNYVISDYVERRKKKKRLNVDFINSKIAILKTCIQEGNINMKKLSEIKKSVRKEFSDM
- the LOC132911740 gene encoding protein farnesyltransferase subunit beta, coding for MWNSKISECDEPHIRTYAEILKQKQDDEGYQTTSSIRQDRVENDILKLYKLSNEPVLTRQKHIQFLKKSLFHLTEAYQCLDSSRPWLCYWSLHSLQILGERLEYDEYSKIIGFLAKCQSPEGGFGGGPGQHPHLASTYAAINALCTIGTPQAYQVIDRKGLKQFLASLHGEDGSFSLHKDGETDIRGIYCALSVAKLTNVYTPEIFKESESWIAKCQTWEGGFGGSPGMEAHGGYGFCGLAALMLLGKPHFCCLKSFLRWIVNKQMRLEGGFQGRTEKLVDGCYSFWQGGAFPLIHTILSMENKVFNSAYWLFNQEALQEYLLICCQHPHGSLVDKPGKSQDVYHTCYALSGLSIAQNSPLPLIIGSPTLNLVKIIHPLYNLENSCAINALKYFNTLPIPD
- the LOC132911746 gene encoding mitochondrial import inner membrane translocase subunit Tim16 — encoded protein: MAKHLVQIIIMGTQVVVKAFTRALRQEIAASQAAAHKTGGGARGTQHVAANYKTGISLEEALQILNVERVNEVEAIERNYKHLMEVNDRSKGGSFYIQSKIVRAKERIDEELKTMKTPPPNSNSKQQNASKNL
- the LOC132911733 gene encoding uncharacterized protein LOC132911733 isoform X3 → MSLTEDNQLIEFPISTVERTLSMENNTFINLHFNMLDGVSLIMDKIYKSTQELQTLNEILTAEKDKLKRINLYAHKDKIHLCPKMMINFIANQMFLSANFHDILPKNSWIVLNVKLGYRNLFCMKKIVGRETIVDIYIPENLMADTSQIAIDLIAFRDKRYPWCLIRNYVISDYVERRKKKKRLNVDFINSKIAILKTCIQEGNINMKKLSEIKKSVRKEFSDM